Genomic segment of Alkalidesulfovibrio alkalitolerans DSM 16529:
AGAAGCGTCAGCGCGGCGGGCTCGAAGGGCGCGCCCTCGCGCTCCAAAAGCCCGCGCAGGTGGGCTTCGAGCTCCTTTTGCGGCAGGCGCTTGAAGACGTAGTGCTGGCAGCGGCTGATGATCGTGGCCGGGAACTTGTGCGGCTCGGTGGTGGCCAGGACGAAGGTGGCGTGCGGCGGCGGCTCCTCCAGGGTCTTCAGGAGCGCGTTGAAGGCCTCGCGCGTGAGCATGTGGGCCTCGTCCACGATGAAGACCTTGTAGCGGCACTCGATGGGCGCGTAGCCGATGTCTTCCTTGAGCCGCCTGGCGTCGTCGATGCCCCGGTTGGAGGCCGCGTCGATCTCCACCACGTCCACGGCGGCCCCGGCCGTGATGGCCCGGCAGTGCCTGCACTCGTTGCAGGGCTCGGCCGTGGGCGCGGTTTCGCAGTTCACGGCCTTGGCGAAGATGCGGGCCACGGTGGTCTTGCCCACGCCGCGCGTGCCCGAAAAAAGGTACGCGGGCGCGATGCGGCCCTCCTGGGACGCGCGCGCGAGCACGGCCTTGACGGCTTCCTGCCCGGCCACGTCGGCAAAGCGCTGGGGACGGTATTTGGCGGTGAGGCTTTGGGTGCTCATGGTCTTTGGGGCCGCAAGCGGCCCCTTTCCCTCGGGTTCGCCGTCAGCGGCTAGACTGTGTAGTAGGTCAGGTACTTGGCGTAATCCGGGTTGGCCCCGGTCACGACCTTGAAGTACTCCTTCTGCAGATTGAGCGCCACCGGTCCGGCCTCGCCCTTGCCGATGCGGCGGCGGTCCACCTCGCGGATGGGCGTGAGCTCGGCGGCGGTGCCGGTGAAGAATGCCTCGTCCGCGCTGTACATCTCGTCGCGGGTGAAGCGCTCTTCCACCACCTGGTAGCCCAGGGACCGGGCGAGCTCGATGACTGTCTCGCGGGTGATGCCCGCGAGGATCGAGGTCAGGGGCGGGGTCTTGATGATGCCCTTGCGCACGATGAAGACGTTCTCGCCCGAGCCTTCGGAGACGTAGCCCGCCGTGTCGAGCATCAGCGCCTCGTCGTAGCCGTCGGCCAGGGCCTCGACCTTGGCCAGCACGGAGTTGACGTAGTTGCCGCAGACCTTGGCCTTGGTCATCATCACGTTGACGTGGTGGCGGGTGAAGGTGGAGGTCTTGATGCGGATGCCCTTGCGCAGGGCCTCCTCGCCGAGGTACGCGCCCCAGGCCCAGGTGGCGATGGCCACGCGGATGGGGTTCTTGCCCGGGTGCACGCCCATGGCTCCGTCGCCGATGAAGATCAGGGGCCGGATGTAGCCCTCGGACAGGCCGTTCACTGTCAAGGTCTCGATGATGGCCTTGTTGACGATGTCCTCGCTGTAGGGGACTTTCATCTCCATGATCGCGGCGGAGTCGAAGAGCCGCTCCACGTGTTCGGGAAGACGGAAGACGGCGCTTTTGCCGTCAACGGTCTTGTAGGAGCGAATGCCCTCGAAGACGCCCACGCCGTAATGCAGCGTGTGGGTGAGCACGTGAACGTTGGCCTCGTCCCAGGGCACGAGTTTGCCGTCGAACCAGATCTTGTCCGTCTTTTGCACCATGGCGAACCCCTTTCAGCGAATGTCGGATGAGATGCGGGAAACACGTGGTTACTGCATGGCCGTGAGCGGGTCAAGACGGTCCGGCGATCTGCCCCGCACGCTCGGCGAGCCGCCCTGTCCGGACCGGACTTTTTCCCCGGCCATTGCCGCGAAGCCGAAAGCCCAGTAGACTTGTCGTCGATAGACGCATTTTAAAGCGGACGCCCGAGAGCGCGTCCTTGTTTCGAGAACCCTTCGCCCCCGCCAATGACCGGGGCAATGTCAAGGAGCCGCACATGCCAGCGAAAATAGACTTCACCCGCATCCTTTTGCCCGTGGACGGTTCGGATTACTCCATGCAGGCCGCCCTGGCCGCCGTGGAAATGGCCAGGCTCGCCAAGGGAAGCATCGTGCTGCTGCACTGCCATCGCCCCGTGCCCACGGCGCTGGGCGAACCCAATTTCCAGGATCTGACCGAGCGCTACGCCCGCGAGGCGGCCGAAATGCTGGCCCCGTTCCGCGAACTGCTCGTGCGCGCGAACGTGCCCTACACGGACAAGATCGTGGGCGGGCCGACCGCCGAAGTGATCGTCGAGGTGGCCGAGCTTGAGAAGTGCGGGGTGATCGTCATGGGCACCAAGGGCAAGTCGGGCCTGGAAAGTCTGGTCCTGGGCAGCGTGACGCACAAGGTGCTGCACACCTCGCCCTGCCCGGTTCTCGTCATCAGGTAGAGGGAATTTTTCACCGACGCCCCTCTCCCTTTGGGCCGGTCAAAAAGCGCGAGGGTCCGGACTCTTCGCGGCAACACAACCCGTGGGCTCGTCATCAAGCCCTTCTTTCAGGCCGCTCAAAATACCATGTCGGCCTCAGGCTCAAACTGGCGTCAAATGCAAGGCGCGAGAGCCGGTCAAGACCGACGCGTATCAAAAGAATACGCGAGGGTTTGACCGGCTCGAAGCAACGCCGCAGATGGCGCGTTTTCAGCGGCCCAAAAGGGGGCGGACCTTGTCAGCCATAGCCCAGACAGTGTTCACGTAGGCCTGAGACTGATTGTAGCGATAGATGGCCCGGCGCTGTCGCGCAGAGTTCTGGCCGCCCGGCCGGAAACCGTGGGCCTTCAGGAAATTGGCCAGGCTGTGCACCGCGTCCTCCTCCACGAAGAGGTCGATCACGCCGTCGCCGTCGGCGTCGATGCCGTAGGCCTGCACGTTCGTGGGCATGAACTGGCAGATGCCGATGGCCCCGTAGACCGAGCCGGGGATGTCCAGCGGATCGCGGCCGCAGGCCTCGGCCACGTCGAGCAGCGCGGTCAACTCGGCATAGGCCCAGTCGGCCTTCTCGCCGGTGCGTTTGATGAGCCAGGGCATCTGGTCGGGCAGCACCGCGCGCCCCTCGAAGGAAGGAGCGAGATCGTCCCATTCGCGCGTGGCGGCCATGCTGGCCAGGGCCAGGAAGGCGCTGTGCCTGCCCAAGACGGCCCCGAACACGGTCTCCACGTTCAGGATGCCCAGCGCCACTTCCGGAGGCACACCGTAGCGCTTCTCGACCTCGCGGAACATGTCCTTCCTGGCCTTGTAGAAACGCACCGCCTCGTCCACGCGCTCGGGGGTGAGCGCGCTTCGATAGACGAGGTGGGGCGTGGCCGCAGTCGTCTTGGGCGGCGGCGGCACGGTGAAATTCGCGGGAGCCTTATCCTTTGTGCGCTCCAGGACGTCGAGCAGCGCCCATGACGGCCAGCCCGAAACCTGCAATCCGTGATGGGCCTGGAACGCGCGCACGGAGGCCATGGTCATGTCGCCCGGCTTGCCGTCCACGGGCCCGGGCTTCCAGCCCAGCGCATCGAGGCGCTTTTGGACCCTGGCGTACATCCAGTCGCGGTACTTGATCTCGTAGAGCGAGCGCATCTTGCGGCCCATGACCGCGGCGTCGTAAACCGCATCGGGCCTTGCGAAAAGCCGCGTCAGGTTCTCGCGCGAGAAGCCGTCCCCGGCTAGACGCTCGATGAGCGGCTTCCAGTGGGGCGCTGGAGCCGCGGGTGCATCGAAAGGCGGAGTCGCCGACTCTTTCTTTTCGGGAGTCGTCTGTCCGGCAGGCGAGGCCAGAACCGGAGCGGCCAAAATCAGCGCCCCAAGCAGCCAGACGAACAGAAACAATCCAAAACGATGCGTCGCGAAACATTCGCATCGCACAGGGCGATATGCGGCGTTGCATGCCGTCACGGCGACTTTCGGAGTGTGCATGGCGGCTCCAGCTTTTTTGGTGTATAATACAACAAGCCGGGCAAAACACAATACCCCTCACGCTACATCGAGAAAAATCGATGCACACGTGACATTATGTAACGATGGCACACCGCAGCGTGCCGGACCGACGCAGCGCGGCGCGCGGCGCATCACTCCACAGCCTCGCCGCAGTCGTCGCGGCGCTGTGTGCGGCCATTGTCTCTATCCACCGGCATAAAAGCCCCTTCCAGATCGCAGGGAAGGTATTCAAAAGCGCGGCAGTGAGACCGCTCGGCGTGATCGCGAGAATACGGAAATGAACGGCATTTGAACGGCCGGTGCTCGTAGATGGCGCAGCCGCGTCCCTGCCCGCCCGGCAGGCTGCGCAGCCATGGGCAGCGTTTGAAGTGCTTGCCGTTCTTCGGATTCTTCCAGGCCGTGTAGAGGGTATAGCCGCCGCGCTCCTCCACGCCCACCAGGCGCAGGATGCGATAAAGGCCCAGTTCGCGCCAAGCCGCGACCTCCTCGTAGCTCACCCGTCCCCTGAAGGCGTCAGACATGGACTCGCAACACACGCCGCACAGTCGGCAGGCGAAACCGGCAGGCGGCATGACCGCGATCTGCGCCACCTGCGCGGCCAGCGCCTCGTCCGGAACACCGAGCAGCACGGAGGCCGAGGCGAGCGCGGCCTGAAGGTCGGCCGCACGGTCGCGCGAGAGATGGTGGTAGTGTGGATTGGGATAGCGCACCTCGCCCGGCAGGCCCTCGCGGCTGCACACTGTCCAGACCACGTTGTCACGGGGATCGCAGACGTCGCGCACAAAAAAACCGCGTTTGAGCAGGTACTTCTCCAGAAGCGACAGGCTCGGTCCGCTTACGGCGGAAAGCCGAGCCGAATCAGTGGTAGTGGTGGTCTGGGCCTGCGGCCCCTTTGCATCGAAAATCATGATCGCCTCCCCGGCTGCGCGCATGATGAACATGACAAACGGCGCGCCACGCTCCGCGCCGCAAAGGCGGCCCGGTCGTGGACGAATGAAGGGAGGCGGGGAATCAGGGATGTCGCTGGGGTTCGTCTCGCACAGGAATCATGGAGCATGCTCCGCACGAACAGGGTTGGGTTTGCCGACGGCCTGAGACGGGATTTGCCGACAACCTCGACCAGGCGAAATGCCCGGCAGGGACGGTAATAGTGCCGAACGTTCCGGACGGCAAGAGGGGCGGCCTTCTTTTCCGGGCGGCGGGCAGACACGGCCCGACGGTTCACTCTCCAAATTGACAGCGGCCAATTGCAAGGCTAGGCAGGGACAGTGGAAAACATCCCGCGTTCAGCCGGAACCAGAACCGATCCGCCGCCCGCGCGCGGCGCACAGGGGGAAGCGATGTCAGACGAGACCAAGATCATCCTGCCCGAGAGCGAACTGCCCACGGCTTGGTACAACGTCTTGCCCGATCTGCCCACGCCCCTGCCGCCGCCCCTGGACCCGCAGACCCACAAGCCGGTGAGCCCGGACATGCTTTCCGCCATCTTCCCGCCCGCGCTCATCGAGCAGGAGATGTCCCAGGAGCGCTGGATTCCCATTCCCGAGGAAGTGCGCGAGATATACAAGCTCTGGCGGCCCTCGCCGCTGGTGCGCGCCCATCGCCTGGAGAAGGCGCTGGGCACCAGGGCCCGCATCTACTACAAGAACGAGTCGGTCTCGCCCGCTGGCTCGCACAAGCCCAACACCTCCGTGCCCCAGGCCTATTACAACATGAAGGCCGGAACGAGGCGCCTAGCCACCGAGACCGGGGCCGGGCAGTGGGGCACGGCCCTGTCCTTCGCCTGCCAGATGTTCGGCATGGCCTGCACCGTGTACATGGTCCGGGTGAGCTACGACGCCAAGCCCTATCGCGGCATCCTCATCCGCACCTACGGGGCCGAGGTCTTCCCCTCGCCTTCCGACAAGACCCAGGCGGGCCGCGCGGCCCTGGTCGAGAATCCGGACAATCCCGGCTCGCTCGGCCTCGCCATCTCCGAGGCCGTGGAGGACGCGGCCACGCACGCCGACACCAACTATGCGCTGGGCAGCGTGCTCAACCACGTGATCTTGCACCAGACCGTCACCGGCCTGGAGACGAAGAAACAGCTCGCCATGGTCGGCGAGACGCCGGACGTGCTCATCGGCTGCGTCGGCGGCGGCAGCAACTTCGGCGGCCTGGTCTGCCCGTTCGTGCCCGACAAGCTGGCGGGCTCGAAGGTGCGTTTCGTGGCGGCCGAGCCGCAGGCCTGCCCGACCCTGACCAGGGGCGAGTATCGCTACGACTACGGCGACGTGGCCGGGCTTACGCCGCTGCTCAAGATGCACACCCTGGGGCACGGGTTTTATCCTCCGGCCATCCACGCCGGGGGGCTTCGCTACCACGGCGACGCGCCCATCGTCTGCTCGCTGGCCAAGGACGGGCTGGTGGAGGCCAAGGCCTACTACCAGAAGGAGGTCTTCGAGGCGGGCCGGATATTCCTGCAAAGCGAGGGGTTCCTTCCCGCGCCCGAGACCACCCACGCCATCGCGGCGGCCATCGAGGAGGCGCGGGACGCGCCCGAGGGCAAGGTCATCGTGCTCCTCTACTCGGGGCACGGGATGCTCGACCTGGCGGCCTACGACGCCTACCTGCGCGGCGACCTGGAGAACTACGCCTACCCCGACGCGGCGATCAAAAAGGCCCTGGAGTCCTGCCCCAAGGTGGATGGATTCTAGCGGGCCGCTTGCGCAGCCTCACCTGCGGCGCTGTCGCGAAAACCCATGTCCGGCGCGTATCGAAAGCATGCGCACTGGCCTGGGTTTTCGCGCGCATTGTGCCTCCACGTGTGTCTCCAGTGGAGACACAGCCGCACTGGGCCACGGTTTTGCACCATGATTCCGGATGATTAACTAAGACTTGGCGGAGGGAGAGGGATTCGAACCCCCGGACCCCTTGCGGAGCCAACGGTTTTCAAGACCGCCGCAATCGACCGCTCTGCCATCCCTCCGCGGGAAAGGGGTAAGTTGTTTACGGCAATCCCCCCCGTAAGGCAAGGGCAGCAGGGGAAAGCCCCGGCCGCCCGAACCCGCCAGCGACGAAGAGCCCGGCGTCCGGCGCGATGACGGAAAGCCCTGCTCGGACTCGTCCGGCCCCGCCAGCGCCCGACTTTCCGGCAATGCGCCCTTCCGGCAACGCCGACCGCTTCTCCTGCTGCCTGGCAGGTTCCTTGAACCATACCGCTAGGCAGACTGTTCAAAAAGCATCAGCCGCAAGGCGCAAGCGAATTCGCGTCCGCCGCGTATCACACGCATGCGCGAAGGCCAGGATTCTTCGCGCCAGCGCCCCGGATGGCGCACTGGGGCGGTCTGCTACCGCTTTTGCCCGATGACCTTGGCGATGGACTCCGTGTAGGGCGGGGTCAGCACGCCCTTCTCCGTGATGATGCCCGCGATCAGTTCCGCCGGGGTCACGTCGAAGGCGAAGTTGTAGACCTTCACGCCCACCGGGGTGATGGACGACTCGCCCGTGGGGTGCGTGACCTCGCGCGGGGTGCGCTCCTCGATGGGAATCTGCTCGCCCGTTGCGCAGCGCAGGTCGAAGGTGGACGAGGGCGCGGCCACGTAGAACGGGATGCCGTGCGCCTTGGCCAGCAGCGCCACGCCGTAGGTGCCGATCTTGTTGGCCGCGTCGCCGTTGGCCGCGATGCGGTCCGCGCCGACCACCACCTTGTCCACCAGCCCTTTCTTCATCAGCAGCGCGCAGGCGTTGTCGCAGGCCACGGTCACGTCCACGCCGCACTTGTCGAGCTCGTAGGCGGTCAGCCGCGCGCCCTGCAAAAAGGGCCTGGTCTCGTTGGCCACCACCGTGATCTTCTTGCCCTGCTCCACGGCCGAATAGATCACGCCCACGGCCGTGCCCCAGCCCGCCGTGGCCAGCGCGCCCGCGTTGCAGTGCGTCATCACCCGGTCGCCGTCGGCGAGCAGGTTCGCGCCGTGCGCACCCATGGCCTTGTTGGTCTCCTCGTCCTCGCGCTGCATGGCCTTGGCCTTGTCCAGCCAGACAGTGGCCAGCGCGGGCAGGCCGATGCCCGGCCGCTCCGCCCACATGGATTCGAGCAGTTCCACGGCCCAGCGCAGGTTCACGGCCGTGGGCCGGGCGTTTCGCAGGGTGTCGAGCCTGGCCCGGAGCGATTCCGCCCAGGGGAGCAGCCCGTCGGTCTCGCGCAGCGTCTCGCGCGCGCAGAAATAGCAGCCGTAGGCGGCCGTGACGCCGATGGCGGGCGCGCCGCGGATGACCATCTCCTGCAGCGCGTAGACCGTGGTCGCAAGGTCGCGCACCTCGTACCAGTCCTCGCGGCAGGGCAGGTAGCGCTGGTCCAGGAGCATCAGCCGATCGGCGTCGTGTTCGAAGCGGATGTGCGTGTTGAGCATCGAAGAAATCCCCTTAAGAGGCTGTTGAAAAACTCGTTTTTTGCAGGCCGGTCAAAAAGTTTCAGATGCAAGGCGCAAGAAAAGTTCAAGGCCGACGCGTAGTTGAAATACGCGAGGGTTTGAGCTTTTCGCGGCAACGCGGCAGATGAGACTTTTTCACCGGCCTGTTAGCCCTTGCATCGGGCGGCGATTTCGTCGGCCACGGCCACGCCGTCGCGCACCGCGGTGAAGATGATGTTCGGATGGCGGTTCTCGCTGATGGCTCCGGCCTCGAAGACGCCCATGTAGACGGGGCTGATGGCTCCGCCGATGGCGAAGACGCCCTTTTGGCTCGTCTCCAGCGACTGGTTCAGAAGGATCAGTTCCGAGCCCTCCTTGCCGATCTTGCAGATGCCCTCGGTGCAGGTGATCATCTGCAGCCCGAGCTTGCGGAAGACCGGCGCGGGCCCCTGCGAGCCGATGCAGGCGATGACGTTCTTCATGGGGAAGGACAGGCTTTGCAGGATGTAGACGCCGCCGTCGAGGTGCATCTTCTGGGTCTGCACCACGAGGCGTTCGATGCCGTCCTCGTCCACCTCGCCGAGCTTGGGCACGGCGTTGTGCAGGATCTTGATGTTGCCGCCGAGCAGGATCTCCTCGCCCATGTCGCGGGCCACGTCCTTTTGCACGCGCATGGTCGTGCGGCGGTGCCCCCAATAGACCGGCGTGGGGTCGTTGTTGGCGCGCTTGAAGCGCGAGAGCACGGCCACGATGTCGGCCGCGGTGCTGCCGCCGCCAAGCACCAGGGTGGGCGCGCCAAGAAAATCCTCGGGGTTCTCCAGGTTGCGGGCCACGGTCTTGGCCTCGCCGTACACGCCAAGCTCCACCGGGATGTTGCTGCCGAAGGCCAGGACCACGTACCTGGCGTGCACCGCGCCCGAGTCCAGGGTCACGGCGAAGCCGTCCTTCTCGCGCGCAAGTCCCTTGAACTCATCGCCCAGGCGGATGGGAATGCCCGTCTCGTCCACGAAGGCCTCGATGCGCGCCAGAAACTCCTCCAGGTCTTCCTTTTCGCCCTGAGGGCGCATCTGGGGGATGGCGAACTCGTCCTCCGTTCCCTTGGGCGTGGTGGGGTACACCCCCTTGCCCTTGGGATAGGTGTCGCGGATGCCTTGCAAAATCCGCCTGCCCTTTTCAGCGACAAGGCAGGAAAGGCCATGACGGATTGCCTGCGCGGCGCAGGCCAGTCCGCCCGGACCGGCTCCGATGATGGCGATGTCCACAGTGTTCATGGCTTTCTCCTTGCCCAGCACGTTGTCAAAACAAACATCGCTGCACAGACCGCTCAAAAAGCGCCAGACGCAAGGCGCAAGAAAAGTTCAAGGCCGAAGCGGATTCCAAATACGCGAGGGTTTGAACTTTTCGCGGCAACGCAGCAGATGGCGCTTTTTGAGCGGTCTGCTAGCTTTTGCCGAGCTTCGCGGCCAACAACTCGTTCACCAGCTTGGGGTTGGCCTGCCCCTTGGTCTTCTTCATGATCTGGC
This window contains:
- a CDS encoding NAD(P)/FAD-dependent oxidoreductase, translated to MNTVDIAIIGAGPGGLACAAQAIRHGLSCLVAEKGRRILQGIRDTYPKGKGVYPTTPKGTEDEFAIPQMRPQGEKEDLEEFLARIEAFVDETGIPIRLGDEFKGLAREKDGFAVTLDSGAVHARYVVLAFGSNIPVELGVYGEAKTVARNLENPEDFLGAPTLVLGGGSTAADIVAVLSRFKRANNDPTPVYWGHRRTTMRVQKDVARDMGEEILLGGNIKILHNAVPKLGEVDEDGIERLVVQTQKMHLDGGVYILQSLSFPMKNVIACIGSQGPAPVFRKLGLQMITCTEGICKIGKEGSELILLNQSLETSQKGVFAIGGAISPVYMGVFEAGAISENRHPNIIFTAVRDGVAVADEIAARCKG
- a CDS encoding lytic murein transglycosylase; the protein is MFLFVWLLGALILAAPVLASPAGQTTPEKKESATPPFDAPAAPAPHWKPLIERLAGDGFSRENLTRLFARPDAVYDAAVMGRKMRSLYEIKYRDWMYARVQKRLDALGWKPGPVDGKPGDMTMASVRAFQAHHGLQVSGWPSWALLDVLERTKDKAPANFTVPPPPKTTAATPHLVYRSALTPERVDEAVRFYKARKDMFREVEKRYGVPPEVALGILNVETVFGAVLGRHSAFLALASMAATREWDDLAPSFEGRAVLPDQMPWLIKRTGEKADWAYAELTALLDVAEACGRDPLDIPGSVYGAIGICQFMPTNVQAYGIDADGDGVIDLFVEEDAVHSLANFLKAHGFRPGGQNSARQRRAIYRYNQSQAYVNTVWAMADKVRPLLGR
- a CDS encoding YkgJ family cysteine cluster protein, whose translation is MIFDAKGPQAQTTTTTDSARLSAVSGPSLSLLEKYLLKRGFFVRDVCDPRDNVVWTVCSREGLPGEVRYPNPHYHHLSRDRAADLQAALASASVLLGVPDEALAAQVAQIAVMPPAGFACRLCGVCCESMSDAFRGRVSYEEVAAWRELGLYRILRLVGVEERGGYTLYTAWKNPKNGKHFKRCPWLRSLPGGQGRGCAIYEHRPFKCRSFPYSRDHAERSHCRAFEYLPCDLEGAFMPVDRDNGRTQRRDDCGEAVE
- a CDS encoding branched-chain amino acid transaminase, whose amino-acid sequence is MVQKTDKIWFDGKLVPWDEANVHVLTHTLHYGVGVFEGIRSYKTVDGKSAVFRLPEHVERLFDSAAIMEMKVPYSEDIVNKAIIETLTVNGLSEGYIRPLIFIGDGAMGVHPGKNPIRVAIATWAWGAYLGEEALRKGIRIKTSTFTRHHVNVMMTKAKVCGNYVNSVLAKVEALADGYDEALMLDTAGYVSEGSGENVFIVRKGIIKTPPLTSILAGITRETVIELARSLGYQVVEERFTRDEMYSADEAFFTGTAAELTPIREVDRRRIGKGEAGPVALNLQKEYFKVVTGANPDYAKYLTYYTV
- a CDS encoding universal stress protein; translation: MPAKIDFTRILLPVDGSDYSMQAALAAVEMARLAKGSIVLLHCHRPVPTALGEPNFQDLTERYAREAAEMLAPFRELLVRANVPYTDKIVGGPTAEVIVEVAELEKCGVIVMGTKGKSGLESLVLGSVTHKVLHTSPCPVLVIR
- a CDS encoding TrpB-like pyridoxal phosphate-dependent enzyme produces the protein MSDETKIILPESELPTAWYNVLPDLPTPLPPPLDPQTHKPVSPDMLSAIFPPALIEQEMSQERWIPIPEEVREIYKLWRPSPLVRAHRLEKALGTRARIYYKNESVSPAGSHKPNTSVPQAYYNMKAGTRRLATETGAGQWGTALSFACQMFGMACTVYMVRVSYDAKPYRGILIRTYGAEVFPSPSDKTQAGRAALVENPDNPGSLGLAISEAVEDAATHADTNYALGSVLNHVILHQTVTGLETKKQLAMVGETPDVLIGCVGGGSNFGGLVCPFVPDKLAGSKVRFVAAEPQACPTLTRGEYRYDYGDVAGLTPLLKMHTLGHGFYPPAIHAGGLRYHGDAPIVCSLAKDGLVEAKAYYQKEVFEAGRIFLQSEGFLPAPETTHAIAAAIEEARDAPEGKVIVLLYSGHGMLDLAAYDAYLRGDLENYAYPDAAIKKALESCPKVDGF
- the mtnA gene encoding S-methyl-5-thioribose-1-phosphate isomerase produces the protein MLNTHIRFEHDADRLMLLDQRYLPCREDWYEVRDLATTVYALQEMVIRGAPAIGVTAAYGCYFCARETLRETDGLLPWAESLRARLDTLRNARPTAVNLRWAVELLESMWAERPGIGLPALATVWLDKAKAMQREDEETNKAMGAHGANLLADGDRVMTHCNAGALATAGWGTAVGVIYSAVEQGKKITVVANETRPFLQGARLTAYELDKCGVDVTVACDNACALLMKKGLVDKVVVGADRIAANGDAANKIGTYGVALLAKAHGIPFYVAAPSSTFDLRCATGEQIPIEERTPREVTHPTGESSITPVGVKVYNFAFDVTPAELIAGIITEKGVLTPPYTESIAKVIGQKR